A segment of the Catenuloplanes nepalensis genome:
CGACCACGGCGATCCTGCGGCGCCGGGCCCGCTCGCCATCCGCCGGTCGAGGGCCCGCATCCCCGGACGCCGTCGGGGTGGCCGCACCGCGAGCCGGCGCGGCGGACCCGTCCCGCTGCGGCGTGGCAGCCGCACCCTGTTCCGGCGGCGTCGGGGCTGGTTGTGACCTCGCGTGTGGTGGCGGCACGGTCGTCTCGCCCGCCGAAGCCGCGGCGGGCACGGATCCGGCCGGAGAGCCGGCGCCGGGCTCGAAGCCTTCCGCGGAGCCGTAGCCGGTCGCGGCCGGGCGCGGCGTCAGCGCGATCGACGGCTCCTCCGCCTCACCCGCGCCGCCGGTCACCACCCGTACCCCCGCGGCCCTCGCCAGCACCACCGCCGCCTCCCGGGCGCTCGGCCGCGCCGCCGGGTCCTTGTGCAGGCAGCGGTGGCACAGGTCGACCACGGCCGCGGGCACGTGCGGCAGCGGCGGCAGCGGGTCCGGCTCGGTGTAGACGTGTGCGTCCAGCATCTCGGTGATGCTCTCCGCCGTCCACGGGGCCCGGCCCGAGATCAGCAGGTAGAGCAGCACGCCCAGCGCGTACACGTCGGTCGCGGGCAGCACACCGTCGCCGGTCAGCCGCTCCGGCGCGATGTAGCCGGGCGTGCCCATCGGCACCTCGGCCGGCGCGCCACCGCTGCCGGGCGTGGCGACCGCGGCGATGCCGAAGTCGACGACCTTCGCGCCCTGCCGGGTCAGCATCACGTTCGCCGGCTTGATGTCGCGGTGGACCAGCCCCTCCTCGTGCGCCGCGGTGAGCGCCGCCGCCACCTCCGCGCAGCAGCGCAGCGCCGCCTCCAGGTGCAGCGGCTCGGTGCGTAACCGGCGGGCCAGCGTGACGCCGGAGACCAGCTCCATCACCACGTACGGCAGGACGTCGCCGCCGTCCGGCACCTCGCCGAAGTCGTGCACCTGCGCGATGTTCGGGTGGGAGAGCCGGGCGGCCGCGCGCGCCTCCTCGCGGATCCGCACGCGGGCGTCC
Coding sequences within it:
- a CDS encoding serine/threonine-protein kinase — protein: MREYQVLGGRYRLDGEVGRGGMAVVWRAYDEVLGRAVAVKVLDGQYVTDPDARVRIREEARAAARLSHPNIAQVHDFGEVPDGGDVLPYVVMELVSGVTLARRLRTEPLHLEAALRCCAEVAAALTAAHEEGLVHRDIKPANVMLTRQGAKVVDFGIAAVATPGSGGAPAEVPMGTPGYIAPERLTGDGVLPATDVYALGVLLYLLISGRAPWTAESITEMLDAHVYTEPDPLPPLPHVPAAVVDLCHRCLHKDPAARPSAREAAVVLARAAGVRVVTGGAGEAEEPSIALTPRPAATGYGSAEGFEPGAGSPAGSVPAAASAGETTVPPPHARSQPAPTPPEQGAAATPQRDGSAAPARGAATPTASGDAGPRPADGERARRRRIAVVAGTLALLAAGGLTTALLLGTADPDTAARPGLASGAPDAPLTTTPPAATGTGIPGSVPGLVTGTAPAGPGGTVRSSAGVTRTGTAAPQVPEVPGQDPAPAATSGPPPPVGTPPPDPQPQQRTLASGAGTVEATCTGSGQAQLLSYTPIKPYKTQSVAAGPADAAEIVFRHGNRYVTMTVTCAGGVPSAVTTGE